From a single Anaerolineales bacterium genomic region:
- a CDS encoding sulfite exporter TauE/SafE family protein has translation MTQFIGNAMLASFLLGLLGSLGHCVGMCSAVIILFDRQPIFQNKFAWVLVHAGRITTYLLLGLIFGAFGQTLFALDKLQAALSILFGIIAFYLASAFIGLTPSPELLFSGLTQRWGKAIRGYKSASRLSPYLLGLLWGLLPCGLVLTALVAAMASGSILLGGLTMLVFGIATIPSLFAVRWLAGKSTSRIFSRGLASLVMMLFGFQFAMRGFASLGWVEHFMLGSFMFW, from the coding sequence ATGACGCAATTTATCGGTAACGCCATGCTTGCATCCTTCCTTCTCGGTCTTCTTGGCAGTCTCGGTCATTGCGTGGGGATGTGCAGCGCCGTCATCATTCTCTTTGACCGCCAACCCATTTTCCAAAATAAATTCGCGTGGGTTCTCGTGCACGCAGGGCGCATCACCACCTATTTATTACTCGGGCTCATTTTCGGCGCGTTCGGTCAGACCCTCTTCGCGCTCGACAAATTGCAAGCCGCGCTCTCCATTCTCTTTGGCATTATCGCCTTTTATCTCGCTTCCGCATTCATCGGTTTGACTCCCTCACCCGAACTTTTATTTTCTGGATTAACCCAACGCTGGGGCAAAGCCATACGCGGATACAAATCCGCTTCACGACTCAGCCCGTACCTGCTCGGTCTCCTGTGGGGACTCCTACCCTGCGGCTTGGTGCTGACCGCGCTCGTCGCGGCGATGGCTTCGGGGAGCATCCTGCTCGGCGGGCTGACCATGCTCGTCTTCGGCATTGCCACCATCCCCAGTTTGTTCGCTGTCAGATGGCTGGCGGGGAAATCCACCTCCCGTATCTTCTCCCGCGGACTTGCTTCGCTGGTAATGATGCTCTTCGGCTTTCAATTCGCCATGCGCGGATTTGCCTCGCTCGGTTGGGTCGAACATTTCATGCTCGGCTCGTTCATGTTTTGGTAA